The Aethina tumida isolate Nest 87 chromosome 5, icAetTumi1.1, whole genome shotgun sequence genomic sequence CGAtatatttatagctttaaacaatatagaaattaagaatatttgcGGAAATTAGATTATCGTAAGAGGTCCaatattaacacaatttttagatcaattaattttgttgcgtaaatgttattttgtccttattttattttcgtatAGGGCACTTTAGTTGAACAAAccaaattctttattattgtcaattattgaaaacaatgGTTAAACACCTGATCTTGTCTAAAGTGCATCTATATGATCCGTTGtacaagatttttttatagtataataagattttaaattcatgtaaaaaattgcttaacagaatattttatggttttaatttttcatgctAATAATTGAGATTAAAACGAAAAGAAATGCTGACAATATAGCTATGTTAATCCCTCCCATAGTTGATAGGCACAATTCGTATATTCTGGACCAACTTAGGCCTATTATCTATATGTTCAACATATCAACGTTATCAATCACAGAAGATTCTCAACCAAGAAAGAACCAAAAAATTATCCATATTGGCATGATTAAAATGGTGAAATTAAACTTCttggattaattcattttggTGGTGAGCATGATCATATattgtatgtaaaaatattccatgataataatatatacttatataaatatacactaGATAGTCAAACTTAAGAagctttaaaaacaattataatcaattcaatattatttctactatttgaaagcttttacatcagtcaattataataaaaacaaacttttcaTTCTATTCAAATCTCACtatcaattttattccaaGTTCAAAATTATCCAAACGGTTTCCGTaaccaaaaattgttttatagcaatttctatgttttaattaaatgtaactgTGATTAAAAATAAGGCCTTCTTaccttgtaattatttttggtaTTGATCGACTGTAGTGtctactaaaactttatttatccctatttattataaaagatcTTATACATActtgtattattttgtaaataaattgtcacTCATTTATTTGTGTAATGCAATAAACTCTAATATatgatttaatagttttattttacaattttgattatctattataaaataataaataaaatcaaagtaTTTTTAGTCTGAATACAGAAAACCAGTATAGATTAGAAAACATACAGTGGTTTTAagcaagtttttaaaatatttgctgtTATCGATTAAAATGATCAATATGTATCGTTCTAAACAGTTATCTACCTAATTTCTGGGACGATTACGCAGCTTGCTCACAGATGTCTCACTGgcacgaaatttaaaaataatattgatctaAATTCGTCTGTGTATTAAACATCGAACCCAAATATTCGTCGCTTGGTAAACGATgagaatattaacaaaattcatattaataacaGTTTTGTCGTCATGTTTGTGTTTAAACGAAGAACACGTTCTGCAAACGGAGATATTTCAAATCACAATCAACCCTTCCATGTTCAACTGGACGTACGAGGGATCTGCAGATCAGTATAAATATGATGTCACTCTTGCCGATGCCCCAGATTTGCCGTCTTGGTTAAGATTTGTTTATAGTCAAAGACACCGTACTGGATTTGTTTATGGGGTGGCTCCAGTTGGTAAAACTAACATTACTTTAGATGTTATAGCACTGAACAGAAGGACGTACGAAACTAAAATAGAGcagatcaaaattaatattgctgacaaattaaatCCTGCTCTATTTGAAGTgcatttgaaaattgataatgtTAATGTCGTTGATATGTTTGATCCTGAAAGGATGGAGGCATTGAAAGATATTTTCAGGAAGATTTTATGGAAGGACAGTGGCAGTGACTTGTATGTTACTTACATGAATTCAGCTTTAGATATTGGTGCTAGAAAACCTCCAAACCCCACAGAGGAAGAAGGGTACGATTCTATTGTTGTTACTTTTTCTGGAggttgatatatttatttatttttagagttGTTATTAAGTTGGGAAGTCAAGAGCCATTCTCTACCgaattattagaacttcaaGAGGAAATCAGACCCTTATGGAAAGTACCAGTGTGTCCAAGGGACTTCAAGAGAACATCTGTAGAACGACATTTTAGATCTGCAGGTTTTGCTTTGGACTGGTGCATGTTCAGACTTGTAAGTCCcaacaaataacatttttggtGACACATGACTGACACTTCTTTTCTTAAAGATTGGGGATAATAACTCAGCAATTGGCgtcaatgaaaaattattgtatcaaGAACCAAATGATGTAGAAATTGATACAATTTCCAGATATGAAATACCAACAagagattattttaatgaatatttagtttcaaCCTTGGTTCCCATTAGTATTAATGTTGTGTTGGTTTGTTTGGTGTCCTTCATTATTTGTGCTAAACATGAAGCACTGTAagtattaataagaaatgtatttcatatttatttatataagttatacatgaatattaaaattacagagAAGATGAAGCTAGTGAagaattctttaataatttatttcacatttgtaCAGATATTTATGATGATTGTACAAGGTAACaatgttaaaatgaaaaaaaaataattgtttatatatccTAACATTGTTTTCAATACTTATTGGTTTGCTACTAATTATAAACTAGCTTTTGAAACCATTAACTTCGGTCTAATATTTTGGTCGATACGCCGATGTTACAAAAACATTATGTGAAAATTTTTTTAGGGATAATGAACATGAAGAGTCAAGAGAAAGGGAAGAACCAGGACAATTTGAGTACATGAATTCTGAGCCCCTTTACGCAATAAATCGAGATATGAGCCTTTCTCCAGAACCGGCTTTATTCAGTTTAACCAACAGTCCGACTTCCACATTGAACCATCATGGAGTCCACTGCCGGCCAAGTCCTCCCCCATATGTCAGGCCAAAATTCAAGCCGGAATTGTGACAAGAAGACAAACAATCCGAGGGGGAGAATAAAACTTGGTTCTGTTAAAAAACTGATGGATGATTGAAAAGATGAAGAAATTCCCTGAGAAACtaacaataatacaatttataggCTTTGTATGTGAATAAGTTTATTCTTAGTATGACTGTAGAATAGACGAAACTATTACTACATATCCATTTAGACAATACTCTAACTTTTGTATGTTATATTtgctattatataaattagaagaTATAGCCTACCTGTTTTAATAAGCTCACGCACTTGTATAATTATGATAGACTTAGATAAAATGAGTCAATAAACagttcaacattttatttatttacaaaaaaataaatcacaaaacattaactactaataaaatataaaatactgtcTATAGAGAGAACATCATATTGTAAATAAGTACTCTGGAAATAATTGCTCCTAAATGGGGTTTAAATGGTACTAATCACTGCTTGCTAACAGGATCGCAAAACACGTCCGTCAAGTTTTCCTCAGACTCCATCGCATTCTGCCTAGACAAGGGGCTGGAACTACTGTGACTGTGAACGCTGTAATTGCTCTGGAAATGGTCTAGACCGGACACCGACGAATTAGTACAATCAGACATGGTTCTGGGTCGCATGTGGAACTCAGGCGAAAACGACGGATTCGTTATGGATCTGTCGTTCGGGTCGTCGTAGATGGACGGGCTCATGTCCGTAGTCTCTGTCAAATTCATCTCGCTCCTTGTCTGGATCTTGGTGGGTTGGTCTGGGGAAAGACTTTTATGTGACACCGGGGACGCTACTAAGCTATTTGATTCAGACGTTTTGACTTCGGTGCTCTGGCCGGATTTGGAGGGCGTGGACACCTCCGAAACGAGAGGAGTACTCTCGTTGTCGCTCGCGTTTTCGTTCAACTCCGGACTGGAATGCAACAGTTTCTCCTTCAGTCTGTGCAACCTTTCGAAACTGCTCTCCTTTTTCTCCTTCTTTTGCTGACTGTTATCGATTGACTTCGACCTGTTTCTGATCGACGGTTTGTGTCTTTGCTCGTGTTTGATTAAGTACAACGAACTGGGACGTGGCTTGGTTTGGGAACCAGTCGTTTTGTATTGCTGTGGCTTTTCGTCCATGTTTTCGTATAAAACGGTGGAGTTGTTCGACGATATACTAACCCTTGGGGTGTTATCTGTGTACCCTGTTTTAATAACGACGTGCCTGCCCCTTTTGTTAAAGTCTTCAATTCTTATACTTGATAATCTTCTTTCTGCAACTGCgggaaatttaataagtatggggttgaaataaataaggcaaatcattattaaaattgttatttacatgTACATTAATTTTGACTGACCAAATTCATATGCATCAAATTGTGTAAAGACTTACCTTCcgaattttgttgtaaatttggaaattcTAATCAACTAGTCTATGTAATTGTATGTAAACGAAGCATAAGTGTTATTACTGGCTGAAATCGGAAAACAAGAGAGTGGTTATCTGTTCAAGCAAGGTTAACGTATTAGACAAGTGACAGAGAACATTAAAGGTAAGTAAGACGCACACACAAATTGAGGCATCAGCTTTGTACACATttgaaagataaataaataaatgaaatgtgcTAAAGAAAAACCAGGACCATCCCTATATGCATATGTACATTTTACCTGGTTATTCCTTTGGCACGTGACGTAACACTGATACTTACCGGGCGACGGTGGCTGCGAGCTGCAGCTACTGTGATCGCTGGCCGTAGGCGAGTGTCGGTGCCCGCCGATCGAAATACTGACTGGATGCCAGTGCATGTGACCTACGGGCGAGGATTGCAACAATACAAAATCAGTGTCACCTACCAGGCCGCTGGAGCTGTTCGTCCTCGATCTCGTGCCACGCGACCAATCTAAACAGAATCATCAACCGAATTGTCAGGTTTTTAGTACTACTGTGCGAAAGAAACACCCATTTGAACAATCAGAATCACCATTATCATCTGTATATTTATGAGTTCTTTTTCTTAGTTAATTTACATCAGTTctgattattcaaatatattgaaaaatggaaTGAAGGAAACTTGTGCAAggtgttatttcaatttaggcaaatatcacattttttatattatatacataataaatacatttcttttataatacgattttcaaagtaaattatatacaagattaacaatattatatatacaaataaaacatgcaAGTGCACAAATAAAACATGCAGCAAATTTACACAGCTATTGAATTCACTTTTACAACACAACAAATACATCCACAGACGATCACAGTTTGTTGTAAATAATACACATGCAGTTTCATAgacgtatttattttatttgatcacAATCACAATATCACTAGTAAAACTAAAGGTGtaactacaataaattaaaatatttgttctaaATTGGGCTAcaactacaaaaaaataattattgcataaataaaactataggATGATTAAGTCACTTAATAATGTGTCCTAATCATGCGTGAATCGAGTGAATTCAATAACTGGttcgtgtaaaaataaataaaaggtatGTGATGATGAAAACAATTATGTGATGCAACAGAATAACTAATCAGTCCGTCCTACTggtgaatgaaatttataaaaaagttgcttATATTGCACAATTCACAACTGCTACGTTGTACATTGAATAACGTGCATGCAAGATCCAAACAGCCTTTACCAAAATCAAGAAGTGTGAAAGATAGTACAACTGCTACTTATTGCTTGTTCGTCGCCTAACTACGACTTAATACTGatcaaaatcaacaaaaattttaactaagtAGGGAATGTTCAAATAATGGAATCGGCTCCGTCAAACGCCACCTTAACTACAACATTATCGTCGTAGCTGACTTTTTTTAGCGGACGTTCAGAACCGATCGAGTGCCGAGATTCACCTTGGTTGTTGGCCTGGTCCGGACTCGGTGGGATCACCGATGTCTGAGGCACATCGCCTTCTATTACGATTTTAGTCTCTTCGGTTTCCTCCAGTACATCCTCACATGCCTCCTCGTTCAAGGTTTGCAAGGCTCCGCAGATCATTTGCTCTTCTAAGGTCACCTAAAAGACAACCACTTAAAATGTGTCTAAATTTAATCAGAGGAATGATCATGCAACAAAGAGTGCATATAAAACTACTGACTggccataaaatataaatacacagTTTACATCCATGCATCCTACTCACTTGATACTGTTAGTTGTTTGAAACAaacgaaaattttaaacctATAGTATTCACTctaatagattatttaaaaagtattgtaTATTCTTTGAATATCTACCTGTTTCTCTATCACACTCTGCTTTCTTTCTTTGGGAGGTCCGTCCACCTGCATCTTTGAGTCCTTCTCGCCAGGCACCTGAAGTTTGGTAACGCTCGCCTTCCTTTCATGTTTATTCGAGGATGCGGGCTTCACAACTTCGTCCTCACGCATCAGACTGGTCACCTCGTACTCTCTCAGACTTATCAACAGCACCTTGAACATTTCCCAGTCCCCGAACGACATATTCAACAGCCGTTTGAGCTCCTCCAAATCGCAGTGGAGTAGCACCTTTCCATTGACGTTATGTTTCTTTATCACCGAAATGTATTGCTCCAATGAATTATTGTCTAGATCTTGTATTTTCTGCATCAGTTTGCACACTCCGTCTATATTCAAAGTGGACAACTTGTGTTCGAGAATTTCCGGCTCCAGAGCCGTAACAGGTGCCAAAGATGGCAGAGGTGTGGTCTGGAAGTGGTGCAACGTGGTTGGATCCTGCCAATGCGGCGTAAACGACATCATACTCGGGTGCGGATACATCATGGAACCGGAATGAGGTGCCATCTTGGCTACTGAATGTGGTTTCGCACGTCTATTCACCATACTGTTCTTAGGAGTGTTCCAGTCTATATGTGTCTGTTGTTGGCCAGGCCAAGATGTAAATGAATTGTTTGGATGCAATACGTTAAGTGATGCGGCCTGTCCAAACGAAATGCCTTCATCCTCCAACGTCTGTGTCTCCTCTTtgattagtttctttaaataggGGTCCAGGTTGATGGTGAAGGGCAAGAATATCTTCAAATCGCTCACTAAAAGACTAGACCGGTGGAAGGTTAAGAAGATGTCGAACTTTTTCTCATCTCTGTCCAAATCCATCAACGGTTCCGTGTTTTTGATGCAGGGAATGTGTGGGCGGATCTTGTCGTAGATTGACTTTAAAGAAGTACTATCTTCGAGACTTTCTTCGTATAAATCATAATGGTATATTATCCATGAGGTGCGGAATGGCCACTGTTCCGTTATGTTGATCCACGAGGCCAAACGATACCAGTTAAAATCTATTTGGAATGCTTTAAGTAACCGACCTAAACAACAaagatacataattaaaacctagaaataagtaatttttaaataaaacgtacCTGTAACATAAACTACGTTCATCAGTCTTCTCATTGACCTGGGATTGACGTCACTGAAATAGTCGTCAGTAAGTAACATCTTAGTAAGATCCTGAGCTCCTCCAATCTTGTTCAAATTCGAGCCAATTGAGCTGGCTATCGATTCGGATAGCTTAAGTTTACGCGAGCCTTTTCTGCCTGGCAACTTCAGATTCTCACGACTAGACATCAGCATGTTCTCGTTTGAAAGTCTTCGGCAAGAGGCCTAAAAaccaaatgataaaaataaagtttcacACCAACTTACAAAAAAACTTACAGATCTGGCAAGGAAAGAATTCAAGTTATCCTCGTTTTCGTTCCACGTGGAGGCAACATTTTTCCTGTGGGACAGTGCTGTTTGTTGGGCGACTTTCACCTTCCTAAGACCGGAGTTTTGCAAGTAAAACGGCAGGTGCACCATATTGTTGAGGTAGTTGTGGCCGCCGATGTTGTTTTCGCTGAACAACCGTTTTGAGTTGATCTCAACAGCCTACACAAACCAGAGGTTAgtgaaattgttataataacttccAGTCAACACAGAAGAAGAAAACACCTCGaacgtttaaaattgttaacacATACTATCATACTAAACTGACTTCGATTAAAGGCGGACAATAAAACAACgtatatttatagtttgtaGAAACAAGAAGGTATTAAAGATAACACAACATTCTAACTGCGTTCAACAACACATAAACTGACCTTCTCCCAAGCAACCTGTTCCGATTGTGAACAAAAAGCAAGTGGTTAATGTAGGCAAGCTTAAATAAACGAGGGGGACAGTGTGTTTGGTAACAATACTTAAaatctctaaaaataaaaacacatcACAGACTGTAATCGAAATAATAGTGTAGGTGTGCCACTAGTTCcgaaatgtgtttttattcattcagCAACTACGAATCTATGTGGATTTGGTGTATGGTACCAAATATAGTCACGAGAGCATTTACCTTTGCGATTACGTGCGGATCGATAgccaaaattacaataaaggGTGTGTTGGCATCGGAGAATAACATGTGAACGGTGTCGAGTATCAACAAAACCTTTTCCTGCTCACAACTGTCCAAGCCATCAACTACGATCACCATGCGAGTTTGCTGCTGGCTTAATCTGTCCAAGCAACGCACCATGTCCTTCATTAACGTTAccttaaatcattaataattagtcTTGGTTATTTTCAGTAGTTTTATTCGAGTACTTCTTGGCGCAAGGTTTGCAGGAAGCCCTCAGAGTTGAGTGTCTCCAACCTAGAAATGGACTTCTGGAGATGACGACGCTGCGAAAAGAACACGGTCCTTAGCAGTTTGCTCCACGTGTACAGATTAGCAACCGCCGTTACGCCCAACAACAGGGCTGTACAAATGAGGATGATCTGAAGGACGAAGTCGTCCATTTCGCTGAAAACACACAGGGTAtaattctttgacaactcacaTCATCGTTCACTTACGAGCTACTGTTAACGTTGACCAAGTACATAGTCAAGGCACAGACTCCCAACGTCAGCGATAAGAAAGCGATTTCGAAAATAAGAACGTAAGGCAGGCAGCACAACTTTCTCCACGTCCACGTGGAGGAAGACTTCTCCGGCTTCGGTTTGAATGCACGGTATAAACGAGTGGCAACTGAGCCATATTCATTTTCAATTGCGTCGTATAGGGAGCCTATCATTTGGACTATCGAGTTTTTGCCGTCGGCTGTGCTGCTGACCCTTGTTTGATCCGTGAAAAAGAatctacaaataaatgtttaatgttggaacttagttaatttattttctcccAATACCTTATTGGATGAGCTGATACACCGTCGTTATTAGATATACCTGGGGGATGGCAGAATAATATTTGCAgtaccaattttaaattgttcagtTTTCTGGTCAACTTTACGTTGAAGTTATACGGCCAATCCCAATCATACTTTTTACTAGCAAACCACGTTAACGCCAAAAACATGTAACAAAGAATTAAAACGGCTAGTCCTACAACCAAACCCACAATCCACGACTGCAAAGACAGTCCAAAAATCATTCCTAAGGTAATGGTAATATGAATAAGTACAAGGAACAACAGACTCGTGAACTGGAAGACCGGATCCACCCATTCTCTGGCAAAATTCTTCATCTCCTCCCTAAGCTTGCTTAACAGAAACGATTTTCCACTGCCCCATTTGGCATATAACCCCACAGTAATGGGCATTGATAAGGATGGCTCACTTAATATGTCAGCCAACGCACTACTGTACAAATCATACCCCAACATGTTCTCATTATCTTCGTTAGTGTTAAGTCTTCGAGCGCCAAAAATCTGTCCCAAAATCGTCTTGGGATGGTTAACATCGATATTATAAGGGGTCTCCCCATTTCTGTTTGGTCTGTACAACAATTGACTGTGCTTCGGGTTGCGTAACAAAATTTCAACTATAGCTTTGGAACGGGCACGCATAGCTATATGAAGCGCAGTGTCGCCTTTTTTGTCGGCGGCTGATACTTTAGCCTTTTTGTCCAGCAGCATTTGTACCAATTCGGCGTTGCGAGAACGTACAGCTTTAAGTAAAGGTGTATCGCCATCTTTCGTAGCCAACTCCAGGTCTGGATTGCTGCTCAGTAACATCTTGGCGATGTTAACGTTGCCTTTCTCAACCGCAATGTACATAGCGGTTTTCTTATCTTTACCCATTACGTCGACGTCTGCGTACTTCTTCAACAGCGCCTCCACCACCGCCCTGTGACCACCCTTCACTGCGTGTATCAAATTCGTGTCCCCCGCTCTGTCTTGAATGTTAATATAAGCCCCAGTCGCCATAAGTGCTGTGGCTATCTCATAGTACCCTTCCTTACAAGCGATTGTAAGAGGGCTGCAGCCGTCTTTGTCCAGTGCGTTGACGTTAGGCTTGTGCTCCAGTAACAAATTAACCACGTCCACGTGGTTACCCTGTGTGGCCACCAGCAAAGCGGTCCACGAATACATGCCGGCAGTATCCACATTAGCACCgtgtttcaaaagtgtttcGACAATATCGGTGTAACCCTTACGGCACGCCCACACCAAGGCGGTGGTGCCGTACTTATCGCCTACGTTTACTTTAGCACCGTGCGCCAGCAGCGCCTCGGTAATTTGGTGGTGGCCGCGACCGGCCGCCCACAGCAAGGACGAAATGTGGTAATTGCCGTGGGCGTTCACGTCCGCCCCCGCCTGCAACAACGCCAGGGCGACTTCGGTGCGTCCCTTGTACGTCGCCCACATCAAAGACGTCCAACCGCCCTGCAAAACAACGAGTGAAACAACAGTGCGAACGTACTAGGAAGTCGTTTACCATGTCTCTGTGATCTACGGCGGCGCTAGCCTCGAGCAACTGCCGGACGACGTCGGCGTGGCCCTCCTTGGACGCGCACAGCAGCGCCGTCCAACCGTCGTTGTCCTCCACGTTAGGATCTGCCCCGTTCGCCAGCAGCTTGCTGACGAAGTTGGAGCGGCCCTTGGTGGCCGCCACCATGAGTGCTGTCGCTCCGTTCTGAAAAAGGTCATAATCGTTCACGTCACGGGGCTTAAAATTCCACTTTTTGGCAATGACCCACAATACGTTTAGTTCGTTGGACatttttaagcaattaaaaCACGCTTTGGTGGTGTCAAGTATTTAAGTAACTTTCGAATTAATGTAACGAGTTACTCACCTCATCTTTATCGTCGATCTGCACTTGTTTGTTTTCCAGGAACGACTCCAAACCCTGTATGTTGTCATCGTTGATAAACCCTATCAGATTCCGGTAACATAAGGACACCATGGACTCTGTCCTGTGTAATGTCTAgaaagaatattgaaattaatttagtttttacaacaatttcttGGTTGGTTAGGGACACAATCTTTTCAAATACTACAGTTATtgcattaaatatatcaaaactaTTGGTTATTTAAGTATACAAATATGTgaatatgtaataaacaattgtcaaattaaaaatgttgaagacATAAGTAAATGTAACAACGCAAAggggaaattttataaaatgatttaagaaattaattaatagattgtGAGGGTTTTTGCCTTAACTTTAAACAcgatattacatatatatgtcTTCCATTAAAAACACAACGATATATTAGTATGTAAGAAGCATTAAACATTTCTTATTTAGCGTCAGAGCTGTTACATtagcaaaaaaaaatcgattgcATTCAAATTTGTAGTGTACACCAACTTGTCAAGTATTTGATTTTAGAAGTGTTTCGGCCTAGACCCAGAATATAAAcagaatttcttaattaaatctgggtaatttattacaaattaatctgTCACACTCCGttatcatatataaataaatcttaggaaaaaattctgaaaattcgTCCAGATTTGtacgatatattttttttatattgtcattAGAACACACTTCAAAGTTATCTATAAATACAGACGTCGTGATACATCAACACCTATACTAAAACCAAAGGACCAAATCGCCGGTGATGTACACTACAAAAAGAAACGGccaccaaaataaaaaaataataatgataaaacacAAAACGCGCCCCCGGCAACTAACGTTGTGCGAGTGCCTGCGCAGTCCGAGGCCGAAGGTGAACTTCCTGGCTTGTTCGCCGTCGGGCGACGTCAACGTGAACGTCGGCAGATGTAGATGGGTGAGTGAGCCCCGCCAATTGGTGCCGGCATCGGGAATGTGCAGATTGAGGAAGGAGGCACGTCGGCGTGGTGTCGCCTCCTGCGGCACCGCTATGCTGTGACGGGACGTTCGCACGCCCTCGCCGCCTCCGCCCTCCGGCGGCTCCATCACCGGATCGGGGGGCGGCGCCGCGCTGACGGTTATAACGGGGTTCGTTAGTCTTTTGGGCGACATATTGGTTGGTACCGTTGTTAATTCATGAACGGGAGAAGACGTGTGCGTCtccgaaattaaattttaatttaacaaagcaATTGCAAAATATGCGATTTacttatcaaattatattcagTACATATCAAAGTCATagatcttttttattattttcccgACACTTcatcaaaacaatttaatcagCACTCCAGATAAACAAATCACCGATAAGTAGCAAAGTGCGGAAGcttgtgaatttttaaatcgcCAGATAATGACGAATTACGTAGGAGGATTAAAGGGCTTAAGGTAAATAGTttgtacacaattttttatctcaCGCGACCACAAAAACTAGTAAACAAACCGCACAACACTGAAAATATTGTGCACGCAATATGGAACTGCAACTAATATAAGCGGCAGCAGCATCCTGTTTCGTTCATtctgtttgattttaatattcgttATTATCGGCCGCTAATTACATACGAATCAATCATAAACATGAAAACGAACGATGATTTAGTTGTAATTATGGTTGGTGATGCCGTAAATAGAGTCaaggatataaaattttcatctggCAAAACTTTATGGGTTTCTTAACGAGTTCTTGCCagtaacaaaatgtataatttcatGAGTATTAGTGCAgagtaataataaatgcaagattaaaattttcccattgcttgtttaatatttcttattaacatgatcagaaataaaagtttcacagaaataaattaaaaagattttttatgtatctATCTTTGTTAGAATAAATCagatatctaaaattaaatattatattgaaaataaagaattaattaaataaggtcAAATAAGTGTTTTTACatcatttatgatttttaatatctgtGTGAAAGTAATAATAGAGAATATATCTCATTTATTGACCATTAAAAGATATACACATCTAAatctattttgttattattgatGAAATTACGCTTTGATCTTCCAACTTTAATTGGcactaaataacaatattaaaatgtatatttaagcATAAAAGGTTGTATGagtattaaaatgatatttcatttatagagAAAAGAACAAAGTATTTTGACATTTCcagaaattttacaataaattttttaataaaataaaacatttaatttgaattaaaaatttaattttaaattaataaaaataataaaatattaaatttaaactatacaaattgaaatatttatttaaattaaaaaaacaaaatgaactacataaatatatttaatttaaattaaaaaaaattaaatattttttatttatattaaaaaaacatatttaatttaaaattaaaaaaataataaaatctttaatttaaataaaaaaaaagtaaaatatagttcgttaaaagttttgttacaattcaattgatCTTCTCTTTATATTcgcaacttaataaatttaaaaataaataatttagcttaagagatatttaatttaaaatttaaaaatattaaaatatttaatttaaattaaaaaat encodes the following:
- the LOC109601401 gene encoding kinase D-interacting substrate of 220 kDa B isoform X5; this translates as MFKTHRLFPAQTLHRTESMVSLCYRNLIGFINDDNIQGLESFLENKQVQIDDKDENGATALMVAATKGRSNFVSKLLANGADPNVEDNDGWTALLCASKEGHADVVRQLLEASAAVDHRDMGGWTSLMWATYKGRTEVALALLQAGADVNAHGNYHISSLLWAAGRGHHQITEALLAHGAKVNVGDKYGTTALVWACRKGYTDIVETLLKHGANVDTAGMYSWTALLVATQGNHVDVVNLLLEHKPNVNALDKDGCSPLTIACKEGYYEIATALMATGAYINIQDRAGDTNLIHAVKGGHRAVVEALLKKYADVDVMGKDKKTAMYIAVEKGNVNIAKMLLSSNPDLELATKDGDTPLLKAVRSRNAELVQMLLDKKAKVSAADKKGDTALHIAMRARSKAIVEILLRNPKHSQLLYRPNRNGETPYNIDVNHPKTILGQIFGARRLNTNEDNENMLGYDLYSSALADILSEPSLSMPITVGLYAKWGSGKSFLLSKLREEMKNFAREWVDPVFQFTSLLFLVLIHITITLGMIFGLSLQSWIVGLVVGLAVLILCYMFLALTWFASKKYDWDWPYNFNVKLTRKLNNLKLVLQILFCHPPGISNNDGVSAHPIRFFFTDQTRVSSTADGKNSIVQMIGSLYDAIENEYGSVATRLYRAFKPKPEKSSSTWTWRKLCCLPYVLIFEIAFLSLTLGVCALTMYLVNVNSSSEMDDFVLQIILICTALLLGVTAVANLYTWSKLLRTVFFSQRRHLQKSISRLETLNSEGFLQTLRQEVTLMKDMVRCLDRLSQQQTRMVIVVDGLDSCEQEKVLLILDTVHMLFSDANTPFIVILAIDPHVIAKAVEINSKRLFSENNIGGHNYLNNMVHLPFYLQNSGLRKVKVAQQTALSHRKNVASTWNENEDNLNSFLARSASCRRLSNENMLMSSRENLKLPGRKGSRKLKLSESIASSIGSNLNKIGGAQDLTKMLLTDDYFSDVNPRSMRRLMNVVYVTGRLLKAFQIDFNWYRLASWINITEQWPFRTSWIIYHYDLYEESLEDSTSLKSIYDKIRPHIPCIKNTEPLMDLDRDEKKFDIFLTFHRSSLLVSDLKIFLPFTINLDPYLKKLIKEETQTLEDEGISFGQAASLNVLHPNNSFTSWPGQQQTHIDWNTPKNSMVNRRAKPHSVAKMAPHSGSMMYPHPSMMSFTPHWQDPTTLHHFQTTPLPSLAPVTALEPEILEHKLSTLNIDGVCKLMQKIQDLDNNSLEQYISVIKKHNVNGKVLLHCDLEELKRLLNMSFGDWEMFKVLLISLREYEVTSLMREDEVVKPASSNKHERKASVTKLQVPGEKDSKMQVDGPPKERKQSVIEKQVTLEEQMICGALQTLNEEACEDVLEETEETKIVIEGDVPQTSVIPPSPDQANNQDWSRGTRSRTNSSSGLVGDTDFVLLQSSPVGHMHWHPVSISIGGHRHSPTASDHSSCSSQPPSPVAERRLSSIRIEDFNKRGRHVVIKTGYTDNTPRVSISSNNSTVLYENMDEKPQQYKTTGSQTKPRPSSLYLIKHEQRHKPSIRNRSKSIDNSQQKKEKKESSFERLHRLKEKLLHSSPELNENASDNESTPLVSEVSTPSKSGQSTEVKTSESNSLVASPVSHKSLSPDQPTKIQTRSEMNLTETTDMSPSIYDDPNDRSITNPSFSPEFHMRPRTMSDCTNSSVSGLDHFQSNYSVHSHSSSSPLSRQNAMESEENLTDVFCDPVSKQ